Proteins encoded by one window of Aspergillus puulaauensis MK2 DNA, chromosome 4, nearly complete sequence:
- a CDS encoding uncharacterized protein (COG:S;~EggNog:ENOG410PICM;~InterPro:IPR036864,IPR001138;~PFAM:PF00172;~go_function: GO:0000981 - DNA-binding transcription factor activity, RNA polymerase II-specific [Evidence IEA];~go_function: GO:0008270 - zinc ion binding [Evidence IEA];~go_process: GO:0006355 - regulation of transcription, DNA-templated [Evidence IEA]), producing MPKRKRESVVENGQNESLSDQGQKGGQNLVEVLPGITRKITACAACRKNKIRCDMPDDGPPCVRCRRRGLSCVLNRSLQSLIEDTKNVQLLQTDVTHLHDTLDMLCQHLGVEGPKALRSVGHDREGSYPPADDQNRTQEEEEGCEVSPPESPSAVQAPIDTFLDITKIRSPHSHSIDSPASARASRSGTRSDLISKGIISATIAERLVHHYFARLDHYLYGIGGEYQGLEQLRANAPILLAAICTVSALHDPQERAVYEACNREFRSLVAKSTFEKRDVDYIRALCISSFWLADASRIVCSDAIRRAADMRLHRSFDALFDDRTGLGSGPMQSVPSPSMQNLCAATDRVRLWYLLFVCDQHLSILHNRDSLLRSDKGIAVGWELYLHRAETTESDVRILSQVSLLLIMGQVRDVLGSDNQTPLPPALASQILNYSRQLDKWYAKFSALFVTNAFIGEFPKRGLQLHYQFGKLYLGHQVFKGLHGRPIPPHFVSAATMAHDTAVSIFEMILGEPELQEGLVGMPHYFHVMIAFAGHLLLEICQNYYEQLAIKIQDDFQLINSALNLFRNTQCIPQHPIWRMTPGLNRKLHDCAASIGVPVPSAVPVGLNAQAIPGQEPLYYPPVPTDASQPIDELLFTDFGEFNFPDLTSNFMT from the exons ATGCCCAAGCGGAAAAGAGAGTCGGTGGTCGAGAACGGCCAGAATGAGTCGTTGTCCGATCAGGGCCAGAAAGGAGGCCAGAATTTGGTCGAGGTTCTTCCTGGCATTACGCGCAAGATCACAGCATGCGCCGCCTGTCGCAAGAACAAG ATCCGCTGCGATATGCCAGACGATGGCCCTCCCTGCGTCCGCTGTCGTCGCCGGGGCCTGTCGTGTGTCCTCAACCGCAGTCTTCAATCGCTGATCGAGGATACCAA AAATGTACAACTCCTTCAGACCGACGTCACCCATCTCCACGATACTCTCGACATGCTCTGCCAGCATCTCGGCGTGGAAGGCCCAAAAGCTCTTCGCTCAGTCGGACACGACCGCGAGGGCTCATATCCCCCAGCAGACGACCAGAACCGAacacaagaagaagaagaaggctgcgAAGTGTCGCCTCCAGAGTCTCCGTCTGCCGTGCAAGCCCCCATTGACACATTCCTGGACATCACAAAAATCCGCAGTCCGCATTCACATTCCATCGACTCGCCCGCCAGTGCGCGCGCCAGCCGGTCGGGGACGAGATCGGATCTCATCAGCAAAGGGATTATCAGCGCCACAATCGCCGAGCGACTCGTGCACCACTACTTCGCCAGACTCGACCACTACCTATACGGGATTGGCGGGGAATATCAAGGGCTAGAGCAGCTGCGTGCGAACGCCCCGATTCTGCTCGCCGCAATCTGCACGGTCTCTGCACTGCACGATCCCCAAGAACGCGCCGTCTACGAAGCCTGCAATCGCGAATTCCGGTCGCTGGTCGCGAAATCGACCTTTGAGAAGCGCGATGTTGACTACATCCGTGCGCTGTGCATCAGCTCGTTCTGGCTGGCCGACGCCTCGCGCATCGTCTGCAGTGATGCGATCCGACGCGCCGCCGATATGCGCCTCCATCGCAGCTTCGACGCTCTGTTCGACGATCGCACGGGGTTAGGCAGTGGTCCGATGCAGTCTGTGCCGTCGCCGTCAATGCAGAATCTGTGTGCGGCTACTGATCGGGTGCGTCTGTGGTATCTGCTGTTTGTGTGCGACCAGCATCTGTCTATCCTGCACAACCGCGACTCACTACTTCGAAGCGACAAGGGAATCGCTGTCGGCTGGGAATTATACCTTCATCGCGCTGAAACAACCGAGTCGGACGTGCGCATCCTGTCTCAGGTATCGCTGTTGTTGATCATGGGCCAAGTTCGCGATGTGCTGGGATCAGACAACCAGACCCCCCTGCCCCCAGCCCTGGCCAGCCAGATCCTCAACTACTCGCGACAACTCGATAAATGGTACGCCAAGTTCTCTGCTTTGTTCGTAACAAACGCCTTTATTGGCGAGTTCCCCAAGCGTGGTCTGCAGCTGCACTATCAATTCGGCAAGCTGTATCTCGGCCACCAGGTCTTTAAAGGGCTTCACGGCCGGCCCATTCCTCCGCATTTCGTGTCTGCTGCGACAATGGCACATGATACTGCCGTTTCTATCTTTGAGATGATACTCGGCGAGCCAGAGCTGCAGGAGGGACTGGTGGGAATGCCGCACTACTTCCATGTAATGATAGCCTTTGCGGGCCATCTACTGCTGGAGATCTGCCAGAACTACTACGAGCAGCTGGCAATTAAGATCCAGGACGACTTTCAGCTTATAAACAGTGccttaaatttatttagaaacACCCAGTGCATCCCCCAGCACCCTATTTGGCGAATGACGCCCGGTCTCAACAGGAAGCTGCACGACTGCGCAGCCAGTATCGGAGTCCCAGTTCCCTCAGCAGTCCCAGTTGGATTAAATGCACAGGCCATTCCAGGCCAGGAGCCTTTATATTATCCACCAGTCCCTACAGACGCTTCGCAGCCAATAGACGAGCTGCTATTCACTGATTTCGGCGAATTCAACTTCCCAGACCTGACATCCAACTTCATGACATGA
- a CDS encoding dihydrodipicolinate synthase family protein (COG:E;~EggNog:ENOG410PKAV;~InterPro:IPR002220,IPR013785;~PFAM:PF00701;~go_function: GO:0003824 - catalytic activity [Evidence IEA];~go_function: GO:0016829 - lyase activity [Evidence IEA]), with protein sequence MTSKIATKSRPLPAGIYCPVLSLYKPSERQEIDYEASYKYFAYLIRGGVDGLVMAGTTAEAVLLSATERQELVRVARRAATDLGFPEFPVVAGISGQSTNESIQLAKDAHEAGGDFGLLLPPSYWVKAVTKDVIVDFYREVADNSPIPIVIYSFPAMCNGVDLNSDVMSELAQHPNIVGTKLTCGNAGKVTRLTNEYSHEQFSVYAGSSDWLLPCLIGGGSGCVTGIGNVFPKSVAKLYSLWKEGKVQEATKLQGLVAQAEKACKEGIAPTKFAAGYFAGPGAGVTDEKAFWPRKPYKPSGKDKQEWVVKVMQHLVEIEQSVPDRVGK encoded by the exons ATGACGTCGAAAATCGCAACGAAATCAAGACCCCTGCCCGCGGGCATCTACTGCCCCGTCCTCTCGCTATACAAGCCGTCCGAGCGCCAAGAAATCGACTATGAGGCGTCCTACAAATACTTCGCATACCTGATCCGCGGGGGCGTCGACGGGCTCGTCATGGCCGGAACGACCGCTGAAGCTGTGCTCCTCTCTGCCACCGAGCGCCAGGAACTCGTCCGTGTTGCGCGCCGCGCTGCAACGGACCTCGGATTCCCCGAGTTCCCTGTCGTGGCTGGGATCAGTGGACAGTCGACGAATGAGTCGATTCAGCTGGCGAAAGATGCGCATGAGGCTGGGGGGGACTTTGgattgctgctgccgccgtcGTATTGGGTCAAGGCTGTCACGAAGGATGTCATTGTGGACTTTTATCGCGAGGTTGCTGATAATAGTCCGATTCCGATTGTTATTTACAGT TTTCCTGCCATGTGCAACGGCGTCGATCTAAACTCGGACGTGATGTCGGAACTGGCGCAGCATCCCAATATCGTCGGCACGAAACTCACCTGTGGAAACGCAGGCAAGGTCACCCGGTTGACAAATGAGTATAGCCATGAGCAGTTCAGCGTGTATGCAGGGTCGTCGGACTGGCTCCTTCCATGTCTTATCGGTGGTGGCTCTGGCTGCGTGACGGGCATCGGCAATGTATTCCCTAAGTCTGTGGCGAAGTTATATTCCCTATGGAAAGAGGGCAAAGTGCAGGAGGCGACGAAGCTGCAGGGACTCGTGGCTCAGGCTGAGAAGGCGTGTAAGGAGGGCATTGCGCCGACCAAGTTTGCTGCTGGGTACTTTGCGGGGCCCGGGGCTGGAGTTACAGATGAGAAGGCCTTCTGGCCTAGAAAGCCGTATAAGCCTTCAGGGAAGGACAAGCAGGAGTGGGTGGTGAAGGTGATGCAGCATCTGGTGGAGATTGAGCAGTCAGTGCCAGACCGTGTTGGAAAGTAG